A region of Saccharococcus thermophilus DNA encodes the following proteins:
- the uvrA gene encoding excinuclease ABC subunit UvrA translates to MATDKIIVKGARAHNLKNIDVEIPRDKLVVLTGLSGSGKSSLAFDTIYAEGQRRYVESLSAYARQFLGQMDKPDVDAIEGLSPAISIDQKTTSRNPRSTVGTVTEIYDYLRLLFARIGRPVCPEHGIEITSQTIEQMVDRLLAYPERTKMQILAPIVSGRKGTHAKTLEDIRKQGYVRVRIDGEMRELTENIELEKNKKHSIEVVVDRIVMKEGIASRLADSLETALKLADGKVLIDVIGQEELLFSEKHACPYCGFSIGELEPRLFSFNSPYGACPDCDGLGAKLEVDSDLVIPNDELTLREHAIAPWEPQSSQYYPQLLEAVCNHYGIDMDVPVKDLPKEQLDKILYGSGGEKIYFRYQNDFGQVREQYIAFEGVIPNVERRYRETSSDYIREQMEKYMAQQPCPTCKGNRLKKESLAVLVGGKHIGEVTALSVTEALEFFDHLTLSEKEQKIAHLILREIRERLGFLKNVGLDYLTLNRSAGTLSGGEAQRIRLATQIGSRLTGVLYVLDEPSIGLHQRDNDRLIATLKSMRDLGNTLIVVEHDEDTMLAADYLIDIGPGAGIHGGEVVAAGTPQEVMDNPNSLTGQYLSGKKFIPVPAERRKPDGRWLEIVGAKENNLKNVSVKIPLGTFVAVTGVSGSGKSTLVNEILYKALAQKLQRAKAKPGEHKAIKGLEHLEKVIDIDQSPIGRTPRSNPATYTGVFDDIREVFAATNEAKVRGYKKGRFSFNVKGGRCEACHGDGIIKIEMHFLPDVYVPCEVCHGKRYNRETLEVTYKGKNIAEVLEMTVEDALEFFENIPKIKRKLQTLYDVGLGYMKLGQPATTLSGGEAQRVKLAAELHRRSNGRTLYILDEPTTGLHVDDIARLLKVLQRLVDNGDTVLVIEHNLDVIKTADYIIDLGPEGGEHGGQIVATGTPEEVAEAENSYTGRYLKPILERDRERMRTLYETAGA, encoded by the coding sequence ATGGCAACCGATAAAATCATCGTCAAAGGAGCAAGAGCTCATAATTTAAAAAATATTGACGTCGAAATCCCCCGTGACAAGCTCGTCGTTTTGACGGGGCTTTCCGGCTCAGGAAAATCGTCGCTTGCTTTTGATACGATTTACGCGGAAGGCCAGCGGCGCTACGTCGAATCGCTGTCGGCGTACGCACGGCAATTTTTGGGGCAAATGGATAAGCCGGATGTGGATGCGATTGAAGGGCTATCGCCGGCGATTTCGATCGACCAGAAAACGACAAGCCGCAACCCGCGTTCGACCGTCGGAACGGTGACGGAAATTTACGATTATTTGCGTCTTTTGTTTGCCCGCATTGGCCGTCCGGTTTGTCCGGAACACGGCATTGAAATTACGTCGCAAACGATCGAGCAGATGGTCGACCGCCTTCTTGCCTATCCAGAGCGGACGAAAATGCAAATTCTCGCTCCGATCGTGTCCGGACGGAAAGGGACGCACGCCAAAACGCTTGAAGATATTCGCAAACAAGGATATGTACGCGTGCGCATTGATGGAGAAATGCGGGAGCTCACCGAAAACATTGAACTGGAAAAAAACAAAAAGCATTCGATTGAAGTGGTAGTGGACCGCATCGTGATGAAAGAAGGCATCGCTTCGCGGCTGGCCGATTCGTTGGAGACGGCGCTGAAGCTGGCTGATGGAAAGGTGCTGATTGATGTCATTGGGCAGGAGGAACTGCTATTTAGCGAAAAACATGCCTGCCCGTACTGTGGTTTTTCGATTGGCGAACTCGAGCCGCGCCTGTTTTCGTTTAACAGTCCGTACGGCGCCTGCCCGGACTGCGACGGGCTTGGCGCGAAGCTCGAAGTGGATTCGGATTTAGTCATCCCAAATGATGAACTGACGTTGCGCGAACATGCGATTGCGCCGTGGGAGCCGCAAAGCTCGCAATATTATCCGCAGCTGTTGGAAGCGGTGTGCAATCATTATGGCATTGACATGGATGTGCCGGTGAAAGATTTGCCGAAAGAGCAGCTCGATAAAATTTTGTACGGAAGCGGCGGTGAGAAAATTTACTTTCGCTATCAGAACGATTTCGGGCAAGTCCGCGAGCAATATATCGCTTTTGAAGGGGTTATTCCGAATGTGGAGCGCCGCTACCGTGAAACAAGCTCTGATTACATCCGCGAACAAATGGAAAAATATATGGCACAGCAGCCATGCCCGACTTGTAAAGGAAACCGCTTGAAAAAAGAAAGCCTTGCCGTTCTTGTCGGCGGCAAACATATCGGCGAAGTAACGGCGTTGTCAGTCACGGAGGCGCTCGAGTTCTTCGATCATTTGACGCTGAGCGAAAAAGAACAGAAAATCGCCCATCTCATTTTGCGCGAAATACGTGAACGGCTCGGCTTTTTAAAAAATGTCGGCCTCGATTACTTGACGCTGAATCGTTCCGCCGGGACGCTTTCCGGCGGGGAGGCGCAGCGCATTCGTCTGGCGACGCAGATCGGCTCGCGGCTAACAGGGGTGCTGTACGTTTTGGACGAGCCGTCGATCGGCCTGCATCAGCGCGACAACGACCGCCTGATCGCGACGCTCAAAAGCATGCGTGATCTCGGCAATACGCTGATCGTCGTCGAGCATGACGAAGATACGATGCTGGCTGCCGATTATTTAATTGATATCGGACCGGGTGCCGGTATTCACGGTGGGGAAGTTGTCGCCGCCGGGACGCCGCAAGAGGTGATGGACAATCCGAATTCGCTGACCGGACAATATTTGTCAGGGAAAAAGTTTATTCCGGTTCCGGCCGAACGGCGCAAGCCGGATGGACGATGGCTAGAGATTGTCGGCGCGAAAGAAAATAATTTGAAAAACGTGTCGGTGAAAATTCCGCTCGGCACGTTTGTCGCGGTCACCGGTGTATCCGGTTCGGGAAAAAGCACGCTCGTCAACGAAATTTTATATAAGGCGCTGGCGCAAAAACTGCAACGCGCCAAAGCAAAACCGGGCGAACATAAAGCGATCAAAGGACTGGAGCATTTAGAAAAAGTGATCGACATCGACCAGTCGCCGATCGGACGGACGCCGCGCTCGAACCCGGCGACCTATACCGGCGTGTTTGACGATATTCGCGAAGTGTTTGCCGCCACGAACGAAGCAAAAGTGCGCGGATACAAAAAAGGCCGGTTCAGCTTTAACGTGAAAGGCGGACGATGTGAAGCGTGCCATGGTGACGGGATTATTAAAATTGAAATGCACTTTTTGCCGGATGTGTACGTTCCGTGTGAAGTATGCCATGGCAAGCGGTACAACCGCGAAACGCTTGAAGTGACGTACAAAGGAAAAAATATTGCCGAAGTGCTGGAGATGACGGTGGAAGATGCGCTGGAGTTTTTCGAAAATATCCCGAAAATTAAACGGAAACTGCAGACGCTCTATGATGTCGGGCTCGGGTATATGAAGCTCGGGCAGCCGGCAACGACATTATCCGGCGGGGAAGCGCAGCGCGTTAAATTGGCGGCGGAGCTGCATCGCCGCTCGAACGGGCGAACGCTTTATATTTTGGACGAGCCGACGACCGGCCTTCACGTCGACGACATTGCCCGTTTATTGAAAGTATTGCAGCGCTTAGTCGATAACGGAGATACCGTTCTTGTCATTGAGCACAATCTCGATGTCATTAAAACAGCGGACTACATTATCGATCTTGGCCCAGAAGGCGGCGAACATGGCGGACAAATTGTGGCAACGGGGACGCCGGAAGAGGTGGCGGAAGCAGAAAACTCCTACACCGGCCGCTATTTAAAACCGATATTGGAACGCGACCGCGAGCGCATGCGGACACTGTATGAAACGGCAGGGGCATAA
- a CDS encoding DUF4097 family beta strand repeat-containing protein: MEEKKRILNMVKEGKLTVEEALLLLEQLDQKKNDNGFSTSSYTSGPYADAKHHSIKMASLKEKLVDFFDMAVKKVKEFDFQFANAFEVKHIFQQSDAKLREIDVYIANGNIKMIPWDQAEVRVECEAKVYRSESADAARRAFIEEAVFLVRDGCLRFSVSKPFMKTDVIIYIPKTSIQDAKFRLLNGNINIEDVHTDKLHIKNVNGSMMLYRLAGKEAELETANGAIVLERNTFEEVEAETIHGEIKLDGHYRYARLRTFSGAIAYAMEREDGVVTGKTVTGDITLLLPRDICLEGEMRTNLGGLVCRHPNAFLVEEKQETAQKAIRFQCQNSAKPPFHIYAESKAGSVSLYAAGGGDQ; the protein is encoded by the coding sequence ATGGAAGAGAAAAAGCGCATACTCAACATGGTCAAAGAAGGAAAGCTGACGGTGGAAGAAGCGTTGCTGCTGCTGGAGCAGTTAGATCAAAAAAAGAACGATAACGGCTTTTCCACATCGTCCTATACGTCCGGACCGTATGCGGACGCTAAGCATCATTCGATCAAAATGGCCTCTCTTAAAGAAAAACTCGTGGACTTTTTCGATATGGCCGTCAAAAAGGTAAAAGAATTTGATTTCCAATTTGCCAATGCGTTTGAAGTAAAGCATATTTTTCAACAAAGCGACGCCAAGCTACGGGAAATAGATGTATATATTGCCAATGGAAATATAAAGATGATACCATGGGACCAAGCAGAGGTCCGCGTTGAATGTGAAGCGAAAGTGTATCGTTCGGAATCGGCAGATGCAGCGCGCCGCGCTTTTATCGAAGAAGCGGTCTTTCTTGTGCGGGATGGGTGTTTACGCTTTTCCGTTTCCAAGCCGTTTATGAAGACGGATGTTATCATTTATATCCCGAAAACATCGATTCAAGACGCAAAATTTCGCTTGCTTAATGGCAATATAAATATAGAAGACGTTCACACCGATAAGCTGCACATTAAAAACGTGAATGGGAGTATGATGCTGTACCGCCTTGCCGGCAAGGAGGCGGAGTTGGAAACGGCCAATGGGGCGATCGTCCTTGAACGCAACACGTTCGAGGAAGTGGAAGCGGAAACGATTCATGGAGAAATTAAGCTCGATGGCCATTATCGTTATGCGCGGCTGCGGACGTTTAGCGGCGCAATTGCGTACGCGATGGAAAGGGAAGATGGAGTCGTGACGGGAAAAACGGTAACGGGAGACATTACGTTGCTGCTGCCGCGCGATATATGCTTGGAAGGAGAAATGAGAACGAACCTGGGCGGATTGGTGTGCCGCCATCCGAACGCATTTTTAGTGGAAGAAAAGCAAGAAACCGCGCAAAAAGCGATTCGTTTTCAATGTCAAAATAGTGCAAAGCCGCCATTTCATATTTATGCGGAATCCAAAGCAGGATCCGTTTCCCTGTATGCGGCTGGAGGCGGCGATCAGTAG
- a CDS encoding CsbA family protein: MWFILALIVPCLLVLLFTRVTYNHYVGTLLTVALLVASYFKGYTDELHEILADIVSTTVGFLYAEKMVKRLKK, from the coding sequence ATGTGGTTTATTTTGGCGTTAATCGTACCATGTTTGCTCGTCCTATTATTTACCCGTGTGACGTACAACCATTATGTTGGAACATTATTGACCGTCGCGTTGCTCGTTGCTTCCTATTTTAAAGGATATACGGATGAGCTGCATGAGATTTTAGCCGATATCGTTTCGACGACAGTTGGCTTTTTATACGCGGAGAAAATGGTAAAGCGGTTAAAGAAATAA
- a CDS encoding MerR family transcriptional regulator yields MELKTSSVAERLGVSPKTIQRWAKKYNVPCRKNEFGHYVFDAEAIALLEQIKFEQSATVEPYTRREQKEKPQDTFSADALFQTYVEPQLEQFTSRLQQIEHKLDQKADEVVSVQLLQHRQELEELASYLRALEQRIDHLEEKMNKSQQASTEEKGKQKPKRRGLRHIMGLFV; encoded by the coding sequence ATGGAATTAAAAACAAGCAGTGTCGCGGAACGTCTTGGCGTATCGCCAAAAACGATTCAGCGCTGGGCAAAAAAATATAACGTCCCATGCCGCAAAAATGAATTCGGCCATTACGTCTTCGATGCCGAAGCCATCGCCTTGCTCGAACAGATTAAATTTGAGCAAAGCGCCACAGTAGAACCATATACCCGCCGCGAACAAAAAGAGAAACCACAAGATACGTTCTCCGCCGACGCGTTGTTTCAAACGTATGTTGAACCGCAGCTTGAACAGTTTACCTCCCGCCTCCAACAGATCGAACACAAGCTCGATCAAAAAGCCGATGAAGTCGTTTCCGTCCAGCTTCTCCAGCATCGCCAAGAACTCGAAGAACTGGCCTCCTATCTTCGCGCACTCGAGCAGCGAATTGACCATTTAGAAGAAAAGATGAATAAAAGCCAACAAGCCAGCACAGAAGAAAAAGGCAAACAAAAACCGAAGCGCCGCGGTCTCCGCCACATTATGGGTCTATTTGTATAA
- a CDS encoding DUF4870 domain-containing protein, producing MNSNKVLASLCYFSIFFAGFIFPIVVYFVTDHPEVKHHAKKALLSHLIPAATILLFIVTAIFTGWTGGGSDVSVLVGSGLVWLGFIAAGIVNLVVVIWNIIKGIQVLK from the coding sequence GTGAATTCCAATAAAGTGCTTGCGTCCTTATGCTACTTCAGCATTTTCTTTGCCGGGTTCATCTTTCCGATTGTTGTTTACTTTGTCACCGATCACCCGGAAGTGAAACACCATGCAAAAAAAGCGCTGCTTTCCCACTTGATTCCAGCCGCGACCATTTTGTTGTTTATCGTTACCGCTATTTTTACTGGATGGACAGGGGGAGGCAGCGACGTGTCAGTTTTGGTCGGCAGCGGCCTAGTATGGCTTGGTTTTATTGCAGCGGGGATCGTCAACTTGGTTGTGGTCATTTGGAATATTATTAAAGGCATCCAAGTGCTAAAATAA
- a CDS encoding DUF6044 family protein, with the protein MERNERVAIGIAILLLAIYLSPLYILGENAHIRVHDNMDSNIAWYKVLTRSGELFGPINATIPQVINGLPRNAFGTEFSGIVWLHALFPSMVAYALSQTITRVFAFIGMYLLLKRHFLPAKESYLIRVGASLAFALTPFWPSGMLSTLGMPLALWSFLTIRKGEATWKEWLVLVLLPFYASFVLGFFFFLTAMALLWLRDVIVRKQWNWPFFGAIALMTSVFLAIEYRLVYSLVFGEEPTSRNEFLSSKLSFFQCVQLTFKNYLLGHTHVMTVHTYVILPILWIAFFFALAKRNETLEKRFLFLFVLNFVLSTWYAFWFYKGWQPLKERFSLLNTFNFARFHFLRPMVIYLDFALALQILWKRGIKWQRVVPVALALQLLILGGFNEEIRYRLIGSPSFKEFYAEHLFNEIKNYIGKPQSSYRVASVGLHPAIAQYNGFYTLDTYNNFYPLSYKHQFRKIIAKELDKSPVLKDYFDHWGNRVYLFSAELGKNYMFRKTSHKKIHHFDINTKVFKQMGGRYIFSSVPIMNAKQIHLRLLKTFSDHESVWKIYLYEVE; encoded by the coding sequence ATGGAGCGGAACGAACGAGTTGCTATAGGAATTGCGATACTTCTTTTAGCTATTTACCTTTCTCCGCTTTATATACTAGGGGAAAATGCGCATATTCGAGTTCATGACAACATGGATTCGAACATCGCTTGGTATAAAGTGCTGACGCGGAGCGGTGAGCTGTTCGGCCCGATTAACGCAACGATTCCGCAAGTGATTAATGGCCTTCCGCGCAACGCGTTCGGCACCGAATTCAGCGGCATCGTTTGGCTCCATGCGCTGTTTCCTTCGATGGTAGCTTATGCGCTTAGCCAGACGATTACCCGCGTTTTTGCGTTCATTGGCATGTATTTATTGTTAAAGCGCCATTTCCTGCCCGCGAAAGAGTCCTATCTCATTCGCGTCGGCGCATCATTGGCATTCGCGCTTACTCCGTTTTGGCCGTCCGGCATGTTAAGCACCCTTGGCATGCCGCTGGCGCTATGGTCCTTTTTAACGATCCGAAAAGGCGAAGCGACATGGAAAGAATGGCTCGTCCTTGTGCTCCTGCCGTTTTACGCGAGTTTCGTGCTTGGCTTTTTCTTTTTCCTTACCGCCATGGCACTGCTGTGGTTGCGTGACGTCATCGTCCGCAAACAATGGAACTGGCCGTTTTTTGGCGCGATCGCATTGATGACAAGCGTGTTTCTAGCGATTGAATATCGGCTCGTTTATTCACTCGTATTTGGAGAAGAACCAACGAGCCGAAACGAATTTCTCTCTTCGAAGCTTAGTTTCTTCCAGTGCGTGCAGCTGACGTTCAAAAACTACTTGCTCGGCCATACGCATGTGATGACCGTTCATACGTATGTCATTCTGCCTATCTTATGGATCGCTTTCTTTTTTGCTTTGGCTAAACGAAACGAAACGCTGGAAAAACGATTTCTTTTCCTATTCGTGCTCAATTTTGTCTTGTCGACATGGTATGCGTTTTGGTTTTATAAAGGATGGCAGCCGCTAAAAGAGCGTTTTTCACTATTAAATACGTTTAATTTCGCCCGGTTTCACTTTTTGCGGCCAATGGTGATCTATTTAGATTTTGCGTTAGCGCTGCAAATTCTTTGGAAGCGGGGAATAAAGTGGCAACGCGTGGTCCCCGTCGCCCTGGCGCTGCAGCTATTGATTCTTGGCGGTTTTAATGAGGAGATTCGCTATCGTCTTATTGGATCACCGTCATTTAAAGAATTTTACGCCGAACACTTGTTTAATGAAATCAAAAACTATATCGGCAAACCACAAAGTTCATATCGCGTCGCAAGCGTTGGGCTTCATCCAGCCATCGCGCAATATAATGGATTTTATACGCTTGATACGTATAACAATTTTTATCCGTTATCATACAAGCATCAATTTCGCAAAATCATCGCCAAGGAGCTTGATAAAAGCCCGGTTCTGAAAGATTATTTTGACCATTGGGGCAACCGCGTCTATCTGTTTTCTGCGGAACTCGGGAAAAACTATATGTTCCGCAAAACATCTCATAAAAAAATTCATCATTTCGATATCAATACGAAAGTGTTTAAGCAGATGGGAGGACGCTATATTTTCTCTTCCGTCCCAATCATGAACGCGAAACAAATTCATCTTCGTTTGTTAAAAACGTTTAGCGATCATGAATCCGTTTGGAAAATTTATTTATACGAAGTGGAATGA
- a CDS encoding glycosyltransferase family 2 protein, whose amino-acid sequence MNKPILTIVVPCYNEEEVLPKTAKELTNVLENLLEDGLIAIGSKIMFVDDGSRDRTWELIEQESEQNPFVTGVKLSRNFGHQKALLAGLETAKQDSDCVISIDADLQDDISVIREFVVKYQEGYDIVYGVRRSRDTDTWFKRATAQWFYRFMQKLGVQLVYNHADFRLMSKRALEELSRYPEVNIFLRGMVPLLGFRSTQVLYDRKERFAGESKYPLKKMLAFAFDGITSFSVAPIRWITFIGFIAFLLSSVAGIYALIVKLLGHAESGWTSLMISLWFIGGLLLIGIGLIGEYIGKIYQEVKRRPRFTIEKVLRSPSLSSLSEKEKVRL is encoded by the coding sequence ATGAACAAGCCGATTTTGACGATTGTCGTTCCTTGTTATAACGAAGAAGAAGTCTTACCGAAAACGGCAAAAGAGTTAACAAACGTGCTGGAAAATTTATTGGAAGACGGGTTAATCGCAATCGGAAGCAAAATCATGTTTGTTGATGACGGAAGCAGAGACCGTACGTGGGAGTTGATTGAACAAGAAAGCGAACAGAATCCGTTTGTCACCGGCGTGAAGCTGTCGCGCAACTTTGGCCATCAAAAGGCGCTGCTCGCCGGACTGGAAACGGCAAAACAAGATTCCGACTGCGTCATTTCCATCGACGCCGATCTGCAAGATGATATTTCCGTCATTCGCGAATTTGTCGTGAAATACCAAGAAGGATATGACATCGTTTACGGTGTGCGGCGCAGCCGGGATACCGATACATGGTTTAAACGGGCAACCGCACAATGGTTTTATCGTTTCATGCAAAAGTTAGGCGTCCAGCTAGTATACAACCATGCCGATTTCCGCTTAATGAGCAAGCGGGCGCTCGAAGAATTAAGCCGCTATCCGGAAGTCAATATTTTCCTGCGCGGAATGGTGCCGCTGCTTGGTTTTCGGTCGACGCAAGTACTTTATGATCGTAAAGAACGTTTTGCGGGTGAATCGAAATATCCACTCAAAAAAATGCTGGCGTTTGCTTTCGATGGCATTACGTCATTTAGCGTCGCGCCGATTCGCTGGATCACGTTCATCGGTTTTATCGCCTTCCTTCTCAGCAGTGTCGCCGGCATATACGCACTCATTGTGAAGTTGCTCGGCCATGCTGAATCGGGCTGGACGTCGCTGATGATTTCCTTGTGGTTTATCGGCGGCTTGCTGCTGATCGGAATCGGCCTCATCGGGGAGTATATCGGCAAAATTTATCAAGAAGTAAAGCGGCGACCGCGGTTTACGATTGAAAAAGTATTGCGTTCCCCGTCGCTTTCGTCTCTATCGGAAAAAGAAAAAGTGCGGCTATGA
- a CDS encoding PDZ domain-containing protein yields the protein MSVWGWEALRGIGRLWMQPLFYYGIALALVVGWRRVRRERSHFHIRVYDMFQESKFFWRNGLTAGAVLSLVAVMVGMVVPRDTILLIALVTIAIGFTMQMRLLSPAYTIGLAFFIISLFGHRPALQRFFPGLSGTNMTVLAILLALLLFVEAWLILRNGAAETSPQLATSKRGLTVGEHWSQRLWLVPVLLPVTGDLPSPLSWWPLFPAGDGAYSLMLVPFLLGFSQRMQGMLPNVSVRLAGQRVLLLAAVVSVLAIVSYWYVPLAVVAVALAFFGREWLAFFQHRQDRSQPPYFAKREQGLVILGVLPHSKAEKMALQIGDVIVKANGIPVKTEAEFYEALQRNRAFCKLEVVDEEGEVRFVQGALYEDEHHELGLLFVKERENWASEAV from the coding sequence ATGTCAGTATGGGGATGGGAAGCGCTCCGTGGCATTGGGCGTCTATGGATGCAGCCATTGTTTTACTACGGGATCGCGCTGGCGCTTGTTGTCGGATGGCGTCGAGTAAGGCGGGAAAGAAGCCATTTTCATATTCGCGTCTATGACATGTTTCAGGAAAGCAAATTTTTTTGGCGAAACGGCCTCACCGCCGGAGCAGTTTTGTCATTGGTAGCGGTGATGGTCGGCATGGTGGTTCCGCGCGACACGATTTTGCTCATTGCGCTTGTGACGATCGCAATCGGCTTCACGATGCAAATGCGGTTGCTTTCCCCAGCGTATACGATCGGGCTTGCCTTTTTTATCATCAGCCTATTTGGCCATCGGCCCGCCCTGCAGCGATTTTTTCCGGGACTTAGCGGGACGAATATGACGGTGCTCGCTATTTTGCTTGCGTTATTGTTGTTTGTAGAGGCATGGCTCATTTTACGCAACGGCGCGGCGGAAACCTCGCCACAGCTGGCGACAAGCAAGCGCGGGTTAACGGTCGGCGAACATTGGTCCCAGCGGCTTTGGCTTGTTCCGGTGCTGCTTCCGGTAACCGGGGATCTTCCATCTCCGCTTTCCTGGTGGCCGTTGTTTCCGGCAGGAGATGGTGCTTATTCGTTGATGCTTGTTCCGTTTTTGCTTGGATTTTCCCAGCGTATGCAAGGGATGCTGCCGAATGTGTCGGTGCGCCTGGCCGGGCAGAGAGTGCTGCTTTTGGCAGCCGTTGTTAGTGTGTTGGCCATCGTTAGCTACTGGTATGTGCCGCTGGCGGTTGTAGCCGTTGCGCTGGCCTTCTTTGGCAGGGAATGGCTGGCGTTTTTCCAGCATCGCCAAGACCGCTCGCAGCCTCCTTATTTTGCGAAACGGGAACAAGGGCTGGTCATTTTAGGCGTTCTTCCACATTCGAAGGCTGAAAAAATGGCGCTGCAAATCGGTGACGTGATTGTGAAAGCAAACGGAATACCGGTAAAAACAGAAGCCGAGTTTTACGAAGCGTTGCAACGGAACCGTGCGTTTTGTAAATTAGAAGTAGTCGATGAAGAAGGAGAAGTTCGTTTCGTCCAAGGAGCGCTATATGAGGATGAACATCATGAACTTGGCTTGCTGTTTGTGAAAGAGCGAGAAAATTGGGCATCGGAAGCCGTCTAA
- the uvrB gene encoding excinuclease ABC subunit UvrB has product MKDRFELVSAYQPQGDQPKAIAKLVEGIRNGVKHQTLLGATGTGKTFTISNVIKEVNKPTLVIAHNKTLAGQLYSELKEFFPNNAVEYFVSYYDYYQPEAYVPQTDTYIEKDAKINDEIDKLRHSATSALFERRDVIIVASVSCIYGLGSPEEYRELVVSLRVGMEIERNALLRRLVDIQYERNDIDFQRGTFRVRGDVVEIFPASRDEHCIRVEFFGDEIDRIREVDALTGEVIAEREHVAIFPASHFVTREEKMRIAIENIEKELEERLRELREQGKLLEAQRLEQRTRYDLEMMREMGFCSGIENYSRHLALRPPGSTPYTLLDYFPDDFLIIVDESHVTLPQIRGMYNGDRARKQVLVDHGFRLPSALDNRPLTFEEFEQKINQIIYVSATPGPYELEHSPEVVEQIIRPTGLLDPTIDVRPIEGQIDDLIGEIQERIKRNERTLVTTLTKKMAEDLTDYLKEVGIKVAYLHSEIKTLERIEIIRDLRLGKYDVLVGINLLREGLDIPEVSLVAILDADKEGFLRSERSLIQTIGRAARNANGHVIMYADTITKSMEIAINETKRRRAIQEAYNREHGIVPQTVKKEIRDVIRATYAAEEKETYDAKPSYGKMTKKEREKLIADLEKEMKEAAKALDFERAAELRDIIFELKAEG; this is encoded by the coding sequence GTGAAAGACCGTTTTGAATTAGTATCGGCGTATCAGCCGCAAGGAGATCAGCCGAAGGCGATTGCCAAATTAGTCGAGGGAATTCGCAACGGCGTCAAACATCAAACACTGTTAGGTGCAACGGGAACGGGAAAGACGTTTACGATTTCGAACGTAATTAAAGAGGTAAACAAACCGACGCTTGTCATTGCCCATAATAAAACGCTGGCAGGGCAATTGTACAGCGAGTTAAAAGAGTTTTTCCCAAACAACGCTGTAGAATATTTTGTCAGCTATTATGACTATTATCAGCCGGAAGCGTATGTGCCGCAGACGGATACGTATATTGAAAAAGACGCGAAGATTAATGATGAAATTGATAAATTGCGGCACTCGGCCACATCGGCGCTGTTTGAACGACGCGACGTCATTATTGTCGCTAGTGTGTCGTGCATTTACGGCTTAGGTTCGCCGGAAGAATACCGTGAGCTCGTCGTATCGCTGCGCGTCGGAATGGAAATCGAACGGAATGCTTTGCTGCGCCGCTTAGTTGACATCCAATATGAACGAAACGACATTGACTTTCAGCGCGGAACGTTCCGTGTCCGCGGCGATGTCGTCGAGATTTTTCCAGCTTCACGGGACGAGCATTGCATCCGTGTCGAGTTTTTTGGCGATGAAATTGACCGCATTCGCGAGGTGGATGCCTTGACAGGCGAAGTGATCGCTGAGAGAGAGCATGTCGCGATTTTTCCGGCATCCCACTTCGTCACGCGGGAAGAAAAAATGCGCATTGCCATTGAAAACATTGAAAAAGAATTGGAAGAACGGCTGCGCGAATTGAGAGAGCAGGGAAAATTGCTGGAAGCGCAGCGGCTCGAGCAGCGGACGCGCTATGATTTAGAAATGATGCGGGAAATGGGCTTTTGCTCAGGAATTGAAAACTACTCCCGCCATTTGGCGCTCCGTCCGCCAGGTTCGACGCCGTATACGCTGCTCGATTACTTTCCGGATGATTTTTTGATTATCGTGGATGAGTCGCATGTGACCTTGCCGCAAATCCGCGGCATGTACAACGGGGACCGGGCGCGCAAGCAAGTGCTTGTCGATCACGGCTTTCGTCTGCCGTCTGCGCTCGATAACCGCCCGTTAACGTTTGAGGAGTTTGAACAAAAAATCAATCAAATTATTTATGTTTCCGCCACTCCTGGCCCATATGAGCTCGAACATAGCCCGGAAGTCGTCGAACAAATTATTCGCCCGACCGGGCTGTTGGATCCGACGATTGACGTCCGCCCGATTGAAGGGCAAATCGACGATTTAATTGGGGAAATTCAGGAACGTATCAAACGGAATGAACGCACGCTCGTGACAACGCTGACCAAAAAAATGGCCGAAGATTTAACGGATTACTTGAAAGAAGTCGGCATTAAAGTGGCGTATTTGCATTCGGAAATTAAAACGCTGGAGCGCATTGAAATCATTCGCGATTTGCGGCTCGGCAAATATGATGTGCTCGTTGGGATTAACTTGTTAAGGGAAGGATTGGATATTCCGGAAGTATCGCTTGTCGCCATTTTGGACGCAGATAAAGAAGGGTTTTTGCGCTCCGAACGTTCGCTGATCCAAACGATTGGCCGCGCAGCAAGAAACGCGAATGGCCATGTCATTATGTACGCGGATACGATTACGAAATCGATGGAAATTGCGATTAATGAAACAAAACGGCGCCGCGCGATTCAAGAGGCGTATAACCGTGAGCACGGCATCGTGCCGCAGACGGTGAAGAAAGAAATTCGCGATGTCATCCGCGCGACGTACGCCGCGGAAGAAAAAGAAACATACGACGCGAAACCGTCTTACGGCAAGATGACAAAGAAAGAACGGGAAAAGCTGATTGCCGATTTGGAAAAAGAAATGAAAGAGGCAGCCAAAGCGTTGGATTTCGAACGGGCTGCAGAGCTGCGCGACATTATTTTCGAGTTAAAAGCGGAAGGATGA